In Miscanthus floridulus cultivar M001 chromosome 8, ASM1932011v1, whole genome shotgun sequence, the sequence aagaaagccatttgggtaccaaagaccttggtaactaacctacaaggacccaagcaagtttggatacctaaaaagaattgatcttcttttgtaggtaaattataaaaccggaggaaggcattaggtgcttgatagtgggtgcacacaacacatgaccagtgatccaagaatgttcaattcaatcaataaaagcaagagcaatgggattgatagtatcacatttggtgacaatggcaaaggcaaggtcaaagggcttggtaagattacaatatccaatgatttgagcatttctaatgtgctactagtagagagcttgaacttcaacctattatcggtagctcaactatgtgatcttggtttcaagtgtatatttggtgtggataatgtagagatcataagtgtagatggctctaacttgatattcaaaggatttagatatgagaatctatacttagttgatttcaatgctagagaagctcagtTGTCAACATGTttaatcactaagtctagcatgggttggttatggcatagaaggcttggtcatgttgaaatgaaacaattgaacaagttgattaagcatgacttagttagaggcttgaaagatgtcacttttgagaaggacaaactatgtagtgcatgtcaagccggaaagtaaGTTGGTAATacatatcctaagaagagcataatgagcacatctaaggcatttaagttgatgcacatggacttatttggaccaaccacatacattagcattggtggaaacaaatatggatttgtgattatggatgatttcactagatacacatgggtgttctttcttgttgataagagtgatgtgtttgcaatattcaaatcatttgtcaagggcattcacaatgagtttgaaacaaccatcaagaaagttagaagtgacaatggtagtggattcaagaacactagaattgatgagttgtgtgatgaatttagaattagacattaattctcggccaagtacactcctcaatcaaatggcttagttgaaaggaagaatagaactttgattgacatggcaagatcaatgttgagtgagtacaatgtgagtcattcattttaggccaaagcaatcaacatggcttgttaCTATAGTAactgtctctattgtcaccctatgatggaaaaaacaccttatgagctattgaatggaagaaagcccaacatagcatacttccgggtttttggttgtaaatgctatatattgaagaaaggcactagattgagcaagtttgaaaagaaatatgatgaaggtttcttgcttggttactccactactagcaaggcttatagagtttggaatttggctagtggtactcttgaggaggttcatgatatggagtttgatgaaacaaatggttcccaagagaaagatgagaatctagatgatgtaaaaggcactcaattggtcaatgcaatgaaaaacatggacattggtgagttaaggcctagagagatgattgatattgaggatgacaagaatcaagtgctctctaactcaaatatgcaaactagtgtttctcatgatcaaatccaagcaagcactagtgatggcaatatgcaagatcaacaaatggctagttcatcatctcaacctaatgatcaatcaaatgctagcaatcaagtgtaagtgcttcaaccaaccaatgttgcaagagatcatccattggacactatcattggtgatatttcaagaggtgtgcaaacaagatcaagattggctttattttatgagcatttctcatttgtgtcatctattgaacctaagaagatagatgaagctttgagggatattgattggatcaatgctatgcataaagagctaaacaacttcacaagaaaccaagtatagaatttagttgagaggcctaaggattataatgtgattggaactaagtgggtctttcggaacaagcaagatcaagatgggatagtaataaggaacaaagcaagattagtagctcaaggttacactcaagttgaaggtcttgactttggagaaacatatgccccggttgcaagattaaaagcaattaggatcttgctagcttatgcttgtgcccacaacattaaattataccaaatggatgtgaaaagtgtatttctaaatgggtacatcaatgagcttatgtatgttgagtaacctcctggttttaaagatgagaagaaactcaaccatgtctacaagttaagaaaagctttgtatggattgaaacaagcacctagagcatggtataagagattgagggatttcctactctctaagggattcaagatgggaaaggttgacaccactctcttcaccaaaaagcttgggaataacttgtttgtaatgcaaatctatgttgatgatatcatctttggatcaacaaatcaagaattttatgaggagtttggtaagacgatggcaagtgagtttaagatgtctatgattagagagcttagttacttccttggtcttcaaatcaagcaaatgaagaatggtatatttgtgagtcaaggcaagtatatcaaggacatgcttaagaagtttgaaatggatgagagtaaagctattagtacaccaatggggacaagtggaagcttggatagtgatgctagtggcaacatggtggatcaaaagatgtatcgatctatgattggaagcctgctctatgtgaccgcatcaaggccggatgtgatatttagtatatgcatgtgtgctagatttcaagcctcaccaagagaaagtcatttgaaggcaactaagagaatattgaggtacttgaagcatatacaacatgttggattatagtatcccaaaggagcaagatttaagttgattggatattcggattctgattatgcgggatgcaaagttgagagaaagagcacatcgggcacatgtcaactattggaaagatcacttgtatcttggtcatcaaagaagcaaaatagtgtagcatttTCAACTGCCGAAGTGGAGTATATttcggtcggtagttgttgtgctcaattactttggatgaaggctacatttagtgactttagaatcaagttcaagcaagtgccattgctatgtgacaatgaaagtgccgtaaagctcaccaacaactcggttcaacactcaagaacaaagcatatagatgtccgtcatcacttcataagagatcaccaataaaaaggggatattcgcatagagagtgtgggcaccgaagatcaacttgccaacatattcaccaaaccacttgatgagaagaggttttgcaagctaaggaatgaattgaacatacttgacttctcaaatatgtgttgatgcacctctattatttgacatgcctctccttcaagcaatccaaggtaaaagttgattggcatgacatacatccttgctaaggacatgattagtgcatccaggcatatttcacatttgaataggctcattcatgaagatTAGATGAACTTGATGCTTGTatgataccactattgcttatatgtttgaaataatctagtggtagcatatgacatgtttatgggcttgtaaacctagtgtttaatttagaaaatgagctataagtatttaactcaacatggtacaagataacccttatttggaggtgtgaagaagcttgtccttgaatcaaaccaagttaaatatcttttgcaagtaatctagattgaaccaaattgagaaaatgatcctcatttcacatggtttcaccccaatatatctataatttgaggccaccttttgtgcaaattgtCGACATTAATAAttctaccctatctatactttaagcctttgtggttgttgatgccaaaaggggagaaatagtgtacaaagatagtgaaacaaaggggaGAGATAATAGTtgacaaaagaaggggatcaattaaaatttaattttgagcatacaaatagggggagcaagctcataaacttgtatggtgcatttgaatgagtattacatatgtttgcttgcatggcataagttttaatttcaaatatccatgcttgtgtggtgtatgctagttgtaggtttgaatgttgaaataaaaaactagcatgcataggctaagtaactagacttatgttcattctatggaaactagacccttacatgtaatgttgatctcacggggtattctagttcttgtatatgtctagttactaatggtgctaaggatggtatattggtgcactccgattggtatcacgcttcaaaggtccatcttttataccatagcatcatttggtagaaattgactcctatatttcctatctaatcatatgtgcaaagcttcaatccaaacttagcacatatgtaggaggagcaattgctatcatatggagttcataaaacttacccatatcctttacacatggtaaatatgcttgggcaagcaacatagattcaaatgaactttaattcatatctttgtataagggttgtcatcaattaccaaaaagggagagattgaaagctctagtttggttttggttaattgatgaaaccctaagtgctaacctaatttatcaagatgattatgagataggtagcactactccaagtggtgaagcaatgacgaagatcatgacaatggtgatggcatggtgatggtcaaatgcttaaacttggaaaagaagaaagagaaaaacaaaaggctcaaggcaaaggtataaaatatatgagccattttgttttgatgattaaGACACTTatcgagtgtgatcatatttaggattgatagccatactattaagaggggtgaaactcgtatcggaatgcggttatcaaagtgccactagatgctctaactcattgcatatgcatttaggatctagtggagtgctaacacccttgaaaatatttgtgaaaatatgctaacacatgtgcacaaggtgatacacttggtggttgacacatttgatcaagggtagtgaagtttaggtgcaagggcaagaaactccaccggcaccctagacagaaaaattagaggtcactatgagtgaccggacgctgatcttgggtggaccggcgcgtccggtcaggtgtggcagagaggtcgccagtttcgatgttgcaccggacgctggacctgagatgcaccggacgctgatttctgcgtccggtcaaactgacatggcAACACAGTGACTAGAGTTTagcactggacgctggtctgtgtctggtcaaggtggaccggacgcgtccgatagaagaaaaccggatttggacccttactataaacgaccggacgctggtggttcagtgtccgatcagttttgctggagcgtccggtcagttaatagccgttgtgatctggcggctcaagtttaactcagaatgacacgtggcttacatctgtggatcagacgctgtgtccagggtccgttcagtatgaccggagcgtccggtcagagcgcgttttacccagtgaagaggtacaacgactctatttcgtgggggcttctatttaagccccatggccggctcaagctcatcctcttgcacattttcattgacatagcaaccttgtgagcttagccaaagttctcccactcatctccatcattgattcatcatgtttgtgagattgggagagaatccaagtgcattgcttgagtgattgcatctagaggcacttggtattcgtgttgtactgcggatttcgcttgttactcttggtggttgccaccacctagacagctcggtgcagcggtggaggatcggcatgagttggtgattgttcgtggccgtctccggtgattgtgaggggagttgtaccttccccggcggagcgctgaaaggtaactctagtaaattgctcgtgtcattgagttacctcacttgtgggtcagttcttgcggtgtccaatcgtgtggacgaggtttgtgaaacacctcttagccaccgaaccaccaagtgttggtcgacacaacggggacgtagcgtgttgacaagcacgtgaacctcgggagaaaatcgattgtctcttgttctttggcattctcccggtgattggctatatagtcttcttgtgattggttcatccactacacgtcggtataatctccctactcacttatttacattcttgcaaactagttgatacaagctctttaatataattagaattgagagcttgctttattagttacattcatctagttgagctctttagagtagcaagattgtgagctcttagtgagtaattacatagcaagtttgtgtgcctaagtaatcattacaactagaattgttggataggtggcttgcaacccttgtagagctagagcaagtttgcattacgctatttgtcatactaatcaaattgctctagttgatttgtagatttttaaataggctattcacccccctctaaccatattaggacctttcatcgttCCATGAGGCTGTCACTGCTAGACTAAGAGTGTATATGTCTGCCCCAACTGAAACAGAGAGGAAGATTCTGTGTGTTTAGAGAAAGACCTGGGTTGGTTCGTGGAAATATTTATGGGTGGCAAACGATACCCACTGGGTGAGAAGATACTAGAGCCTATCTTTAATATCAAAAGGCAAACATGGGATATGGTCTTTTACAGTGAACAGTGACAGTGTACCAGCgacatgcagcctgttcgtttggttgtggcttgtcgtaaacgatcgtaaatttccagccggaacaatatttttctctcacacaaaccagccagcagtacttcttcacgaaccagcaacgatacgaaccagccaaccgaacaggctgatgatgAGTAGAACACTGAACAATAGTATTGGTCAGTGTCTCCTGTCGGATGGGACAATATTAGTATATGGTCAgcgtgattttttttcttttttcttgttaTCTTATAGTAGTATACACATTCCAAGTGGCTGTGGCACTCAAATGTTGTTTCTAATCTTTCAAGATCTTGACGATGGTTTGCGTGATTACATTACAGTGACGCGGTTGCAGCTGGTTGTCGCATGATACTGCACGTCATGCGCACTTTGACATGCGCCTGCAATATGTGCTTATGTGGTGTTGATATTGCGCTAGAGTATAGAGCAACAATATATTGCAAACTTCAATTATGCAATTATTGCAGACTTTGTATTTATGTAGAAGTTTATTGTCATCTAAGACCTTTTCAAAATAAACTACATAACTGTCATAATTTCTTGTTGTTTTCATTACACAAGCATGTTCTACCAATAAAAAATCATGGTGGTGGTACTCAAGTTTCGTCAAACGGAGATGGATGTACCTTAAACCTTAACAAAAAAAATGTTTACAAGAAATTAGATTAGCCTAAAACCAAACACCCTTAGAGCAGATACAGAATATTGAAGACAAACACATGGGTCTTTGTATTATTCCCTTGTGGACTAACAACTGCTTTGTGAGCACCATATAAGTTGTTTTGAAGATAGCAATGCAAACCTTCCACACAACTTATGATGCTTGATATTTCACATGAAACCACTAAATATTAGCACCATGAAAATATTAGAACAATGTAGAATATATATATTCGACATGTTTAGACTAATGACTAGTAACTAGCCACGCGACAAGACTTGGCATGTCCCTCGTGTCAAACCTTTGCCACACATGCGAATAACGGAGCATCCAACAACCTCATGGACTTTGGCTATATATACTGGTATGGGACCATTCTTGTGGTCCTTTCTCTCCATTCCCAGGTCGCCACGTTGCCAAATTGTCGACCTAAGGTAAGTTAGAAGCTCTGGGGACCATTATCCACCACTGTCAACCATTGTCAAGCTCCAAAAACTCATCCAAAGCTCTGAAAACGCCACCGACATGTGGTTCCGTCCAACTTAAGCTCCAAAACCATGCCCTACATACCCACATTGTCCTCTACTACACCAGGGGAGTTAAGGCGAGAAAGTCCACAATGAGCATATCAAGTTCCAATATGAGTTATACATTTATGAAATACCATGAATtttcaaaaaaggaaaaaaatgtgTTGAAGTGGTGTGAATTAAGTGGTTTATGGTAACACCTTATTAAATGAAAGAGGTTTTGGGTAAATTAGAGATTAGGTGGAATTTGGCAGCCCCATATAGGTTTGCCCTTGGAGTTTGGACGGAACTCGGGATTGAAGCAGAAGATATCTACCCTGTCTTGATTGAGGACCGAGTTGGAGTTTCATCTTGCCTAACTTAAATTTGTGTAACCATTCGACCCTGTATGTGATAGGGCTTGACCTAAACCCCTCTAGTTACTAGTTAGTCTGGTAGTTGTCTAGAGGCAGGGTGCAACGGATCGACAAGCAAAGGGAAGGTGCAAGTAATGCAGGCTTTGTGACCCGGATTGGAGTCGCTTAAAGGTTTTAATCCCCTTTTTTTGAACTAGGTGATTTGGTCGCAACTATGCTAAGATGATGCTAGGAGGGTAGTGGTTAGGACAGGGCCGGGCCTTCACGGTAAGTGCATTGCGTTGTTTACCTAGCTTGTGGGTAAAGTATACACCTATGTAGAGTTCAAACGTATCTTGATAGCTGTGCTTGTGGTTTTGGATAAGTTactcagtctgttcgcttgttggtttcagccagcctaaaccagccagccaacagtgtttttctctcacaataaatcagcatcagccagcccaaaccagctcagaaaccaaccagcgaactgACGACAACTAGTGTTTGGGTAAGATTTTGGGTGTTGGTGTGAGTGTTCTATGGAATGATCCGGCAGTTTCGCCGTGTACTACTGCAGATGAGGAGTCCGGTAACAATTAAAATTTGGAATAACAGCTATTTATTCAATGATCTCAGTACAAATTACTCATATGAGCTTTGCTAAAACCGCTTCTGTCCTGTTGACTAGTGCATTTCCGCGGACAATCACCATTTGTTTGCTGCTTCCTTCTCGTGTCATGTGAGGTGCGTTGTGCTGTGAGGCCGCTATTGGCACTACCGGAGTCATCGCATCCGCATAGCTGATGGGCTGATGTCGATTGACAGAGATTGCGATTCTTCCTGTTGTGTTTGGTCAGCGGGTGTTTAGTTGGTGGGGGTGAAAAGTTTTGACGTCACATCGGATTTTTCGAGGATATCGAAAGAGGTTTTTGATaccaataaaaaaactaattacactgcTCACCTAAAAAcagcgagacaaatttattaagcctaattaatccacgaTTAGCAAATGCGGGTTACTGTAGTAATTACGTCTAATCATGacttaattagacttaaaagattcgtctcgtaatttcataaaaaattgtgcaattagttttttttatctacatttaatgttccatacatATGTCTAAATATTTGATTTTACTACgcgatttttttttttggtggaaACTAAACAACCCCTTAGCGTCTGTCGGTCAGGGTCTTGGGACGAGGAATAAACTCTCTTTGGGTACAATTgcatcagcctgttcggcaggccgtatCATATtgtgaattatttactgctgactggtttggtatgagagaaaaatactattcccgACTAGAAATTTACGTTCCAGAGGAAAATTAAACACTTGTGTAATTCTGCAGCAGATCCTTAGGATCAGTACAACACCTGCAGCTGAGTTCCAGCACCATTAATCAAGCCACCACCGACAGGGAGACAACTTCAACAGCAATACAGCACTCATGTACCAGATGTGACTCTAGGCCTCATTATTCATTAGTACCAAAGCTTATAAGTACCATAGTAATACAGCATTCATGTACTAATATTAGGGGTATGGCACAAAAACAAAATCTCAAACTCTATGCCCCCAGACACTACACCAATCCTCTATAGTTGGGGTACTGCAAGGgaagaaaaagaaatgaaaagatAAAAGCCAAGTCAGCAAGGATCAGCCCCAAAAAATTCTGCAGGGACGAGCAAGGCCCCTGCTTATTGGCCCCTATTATCTCCCCTCCAACAAAGGAGCAAAGAATACAGCTTCAGCGGGTTCTGTAAAGCATACATGAGTGTCAATCCCGTAGAGAGCCCCAAGTCACATGCATAGAGATCCATCTGCAGGAGAAAGTACAGCGCCAAATTAGTTTTAACAATTCTTCAAGCAAAACCTTCACATGATCAAGGTTCTGTATTCCTTGCAAACAAATCAAGCAGCGCGGTTGGGTTTTATATAGATCAATCTCTAAGTGCAAAGATAATTGGAGCCAGGTGCCAAGTTAGTTCAAAGCTCAAAGCCACATGTGTGCCAAGACTAAATACATGTTGCTAAAATAGCACAAGTAACACCTTACAAACCCAATCCAACAGCATATACCTTTTTGTATGTTCGACTCTTCAAGCCTCAAGCTTTGTACTCATGGATATGCATCCACTTGGTTGACGACCATTTATTTCCTCTAATCACAGGACAACCCCCTGCAACAACGACGGGATATAAATAAAACTGCATATAACATATGAAAAGCTGGAGGGCCAATATCTTTCCACAGGGAAAATGGAACAAGGCTACAAGGGCTTCATAATGAAAAGGTGGAATATCTTCAGACCTTTTCATAACATTGAAGAAAAAATAAGTAACAAAAACAACAGACGGCTATTGAACTAACCATGCAAACTTAATGGGTCCAGAGTGGCATCTGGTTTCATGCTCCAGAAAAGAAGTGCATCTCCCATCTTTGGTTTGACAGAAAGGCCTCTTTTGGCACACTCTGAAAGCTCATTGTACCATGGTAAAGAACTGGCGTTCACATTTGCATCAGGGAAAATAGTCTCACCCCCTTCTTCAACATCTGATCTGTACCCATTAAAAATAATATATAAGAAAAATACTGCAAACTCAATTAACACtataaaaaaaaatctaacaAGAAAATAATGTATAAATATATACTTACAGATACATCAGAAGAGTAGCCATCCTCTGACCACCATTCTTGGTGTTGAACTCATCAAGAAAATAATCAAAGTGAGGCTCATACTTCTGCCCGACTTCATAATGCAGCACTTGGAGTCCCTCACCATGATCTGTAAGGCAGCATATATTAATATGATTCAACAGGATAATACATCCTTTAAATGATCAAAGCAAAAAGAGAGAACGAGTTGGAGACACATAGCTAGACTGCATTTCATGATGGTAACATGCTAACAAAACTCAGTTTCGTGTCATTGGGTGTAATGTTATTCCTAACAAACAACTAAGAATGCACATATAATATAACCATCAAATTGCGCTATGTGCTATACGTTTTAATTTATCATTTTTAAGAGCACGCTAAGCACAGATCTTGCTTGTGAAAATATAGCCGTACACTAAATATACTCATAAAAATCACACACCTACAGGTATGAAGGTGTAGTCTGCTATCCTCTTTTCAATTGCTCGAATAACCTTGTCTCTTCCTCTTTGAAGAAACATGCCTGAACTTGTCCGGACCCTGCTATCCTTGCTTTTACCGGTAGTGCTGTCGACAACTGTTGATTTTACCATGTGAGGCTTGGCCAATCCAATTAGGT encodes:
- the LOC136475226 gene encoding probable prolyl 4-hydroxylase 3, whose protein sequence is MAPSRPLMRGIRPPRVFPTRGGRASPYAVALTALLLVSAALLALIAFGVFSLPVSAPNAATTAAGGETESADARPARPRARRDLGEGLGERGAQWTEVISWEPRAFVYHNFLSKEECEYLIGLAKPHMVKSTVVDSTTGKSKDSRVRTSSGMFLQRGRDKVIRAIEKRIADYTFIPVDHGEGLQVLHYEVGQKYEPHFDYFLDEFNTKNGGQRMATLLMYLSDVEEGGETIFPDANVNASSLPWYNELSECAKRGLSVKPKMGDALLFWSMKPDATLDPLSLHGGCPVIRGNKWSSTKWMHIHEYKA